Proteins from a single region of Acidimicrobiales bacterium:
- the cmk gene encoding (d)CMP kinase, giving the protein MKVIAIDGPAGSGKSTIARRLASRLGLEYLDTGAMYRAVTFAALRRGLDPSDRGDVARIVADLELVVAPEAVVVDGVDATIEIRGPEVTRAVSLVAANPDVRIEMVRRQREWATERGGGVLEGRDIGTVVFPDAALKVYLTARPEVRAERRSQEVSELSYETVAADLARRDALDQGREASPLAEADGALVVDTSDLGVDEIVESLAARVPA; this is encoded by the coding sequence GTGAAGGTCATCGCCATCGACGGGCCCGCCGGCTCGGGCAAGTCCACCATCGCCCGTCGCCTGGCCTCCCGCCTGGGCCTCGAGTACCTGGACACGGGGGCCATGTACCGGGCCGTGACCTTCGCCGCCCTGCGCCGCGGCCTCGACCCCAGCGACCGGGGCGACGTGGCTCGCATCGTGGCCGACCTGGAGCTGGTCGTGGCCCCCGAGGCGGTGGTCGTCGACGGGGTGGACGCCACCATCGAGATCCGGGGCCCCGAGGTCACCCGGGCCGTGTCGCTGGTGGCCGCCAACCCCGACGTCCGCATCGAGATGGTGCGCCGCCAGCGGGAGTGGGCCACCGAGCGGGGCGGGGGTGTGCTCGAGGGTAGGGACATCGGCACCGTGGTCTTCCCCGACGCCGCCCTCAAGGTGTACCTGACGGCCCGGCCCGAGGTGCGGGCCGAGCGCCGCTCCCAGGAGGTGTCCGAGCTGTCGTACGAGACCGTGGCCGCCGACCTGGCCCGTCGCGACGCCCTGGACCAGGGCCGGGAGGCCTCCCCCCTGGCCGAGGCGGACGGCGCCCTGGTGGTCGACACCAGCGACCTGGGAGTGGACGAGATCGTGGAGTCCCTGGCCGCCCGGGTGCCCGCATGA
- a CDS encoding thymidylate synthase: MRQYLDLLDAVMHQGEDRPDRTGVGTRALFGWQSRYDLADGFPLLTTKRVHLRSVVVELLWFLQGRTDNDWLNERGVTIWDEWATPEQAARFGRQPGDLGPVYGHQWRNFGATPRPDGTYAPDGVDQIARVVEAIRADPTSRRLVVTGWHPAEAEQVTLPPCHTLFQFHVSADGRLSCQLYQRSADVFLGVPFNIASYALLTHMVAHVTGLRPGTFVHTCGDVHLYANHHEQARTQLGRTPRALPRLELDPAITEIDAFTPESITVTGYDPAPGLPAPVAV; the protein is encoded by the coding sequence ATGCGCCAGTACCTCGACCTGCTCGACGCCGTCATGCACCAGGGAGAGGACCGCCCCGACCGCACCGGCGTCGGCACCCGGGCCCTCTTCGGCTGGCAGTCCCGCTACGACCTGGCCGACGGCTTCCCGCTGCTCACCACCAAGCGGGTCCACCTCCGTTCGGTGGTGGTGGAACTGCTGTGGTTCCTCCAGGGGCGCACCGACAACGACTGGCTGAACGAGCGGGGCGTCACCATCTGGGACGAGTGGGCCACGCCCGAGCAGGCGGCCCGCTTCGGGCGCCAGCCCGGCGACCTGGGCCCGGTGTACGGCCACCAATGGCGCAACTTCGGCGCCACCCCGCGCCCCGACGGCACCTACGCCCCCGACGGCGTGGACCAGATCGCCCGGGTGGTCGAGGCCATCCGGGCCGACCCCACGTCGCGGCGGCTGGTGGTGACCGGGTGGCACCCGGCCGAGGCCGAGCAGGTGACCCTGCCCCCGTGCCACACCTTGTTCCAGTTCCACGTCAGCGCGGACGGCCGGCTGTCGTGCCAGCTCTACCAGCGCTCGGCGGACGTGTTCCTGGGCGTGCCGTTCAACATCGCCTCCTACGCCCTGCTGACCCACATGGTGGCCCACGTCACCGGCCTGCGCCCCGGCACGTTCGTCCACACCTGCGGTGACGTGCACCTCTACGCCAACCACCACGAGCAGGCCCGCACCCAGCTGGGCCGCACGCCCCGGGCCCTGCCCCGGCTGGAGCTCGACCCCGCCATCACCGAGATCGACGCCTTCACCCCCGAGAGCATCACCGTCACCGGCTACGACCCGGCGCCGGGCCTGCCCGCCCCCGTGGCGGTGTGA
- a CDS encoding dihydrofolate reductase translates to MSAEEPGPVPATGPTPPPTPGREPPLVDGPWLIVAVGRDGAIGRAGGLPWDVPEDMARFRRVTDGHTLVVGRRTWESIGRPLPRRRLVVVSTSPLVDLPAGVAWAPSPTAALDEARATDPAPAVAGGAALYRALLDQVVRIDRTRIDVAVPDADTWFPPLDATAWHLVASRAGDDPRLTFDVLDRRHHDEADGLRP, encoded by the coding sequence GTGAGCGCCGAGGAGCCCGGCCCGGTCCCCGCCACCGGGCCGACGCCGCCGCCGACGCCGGGCCGGGAGCCGCCCCTGGTCGACGGGCCGTGGCTGATCGTGGCCGTGGGCCGGGACGGGGCCATCGGCCGGGCCGGCGGGCTGCCCTGGGACGTCCCGGAGGACATGGCCCGCTTCCGGCGGGTGACCGACGGCCACACCCTGGTGGTGGGCCGTCGCACCTGGGAATCCATCGGCCGGCCCCTCCCCCGCCGCCGGCTGGTGGTGGTGTCCACCTCGCCGCTGGTCGACCTGCCGGCCGGCGTGGCCTGGGCCCCGAGCCCGACCGCGGCCCTGGACGAGGCCCGGGCCACCGACCCGGCCCCGGCGGTGGCCGGTGGGGCCGCCCTCTACCGGGCCCTGCTCGACCAGGTGGTGCGCATCGACCGGACCCGCATCGACGTGGCCGTGCCCGACGCCGACACGTGGTTCCCCCCGCTGGATGCCACGGCCTGGCACCTGGTGGCCTCCCGGGCCGGCGACGATCCCCGCCTCACCTTCGACGTCCTCGACCGCCGGCACCACGACGAGGCCGACGGCCTCCGACCCTGA
- a CDS encoding 3-phosphoshikimate 1-carboxyvinyltransferase, protein MPEPAVPTALADLPDPFPIVPLAAPPDALIRVPGGRSITNRALVAAGLAEGTTVLRGAGTSDDTEAMVDCLRALGAAVDVAPAPGGADITVSGVAGRPGGGVDVFTRLSGTTSRFVTAVAALADGPVRVDAAPPMRARPMADLVVALRALGVAVDEEGESGHLPLVVTGPLSGHEVLVPGTVSSQFLSGLLLAAGARPGLPFRVRLSTDRLVSAPYVAMTAAVMAAYGVEVEGVEVEGVEVEGVEGGANGDGADAPGRGALAIGRGGYRAPEAGYDVEPDAATAGYFLAAAAITGGRVTVPGLPSAGLQADAELVDVLDAMGATVTRSGRDVTVAGPAAAGGPGGARLRGGTFDLTAFSDMAPTVAVLAAFAAEPVEVTGVGFIRGKESDRIAASVAELQRCGVPARETDDGFVVWPDGRPAGAEPHGAVIRTYDDHRMAMSFALLGLVVPGVAIADPGCVAKTHPGFFADLDRLRTPAR, encoded by the coding sequence ATGCCTGAGCCGGCCGTCCCGACGGCGTTGGCCGACCTGCCCGACCCGTTCCCGATCGTGCCCTTGGCGGCGCCGCCCGATGCGCTGATCCGGGTGCCGGGGGGGCGCAGCATCACCAACCGGGCCCTGGTCGCGGCCGGTCTGGCCGAGGGCACCACCGTGCTCCGGGGAGCCGGCACCTCCGACGACACCGAGGCCATGGTCGACTGCCTGCGGGCCCTGGGGGCGGCCGTCGACGTGGCCCCGGCCCCGGGCGGCGCGGACATCACCGTCTCGGGCGTGGCCGGCCGGCCCGGGGGCGGTGTCGACGTGTTCACCCGCCTCTCGGGCACCACGTCGCGGTTCGTGACCGCGGTGGCGGCCCTGGCCGACGGGCCCGTCCGGGTCGACGCCGCGCCCCCGATGCGGGCCCGGCCCATGGCCGACCTGGTCGTCGCCCTCCGGGCCCTGGGCGTGGCGGTGGACGAGGAGGGTGAGTCGGGCCACCTCCCCCTGGTGGTCACCGGGCCGCTGTCCGGCCATGAGGTGCTGGTGCCGGGCACCGTCTCCAGCCAGTTCCTCTCGGGCCTCCTGCTGGCCGCCGGGGCCCGGCCGGGGTTGCCGTTCCGGGTGCGCCTGTCGACCGACCGCCTCGTCTCCGCCCCGTACGTGGCCATGACCGCGGCGGTGATGGCCGCGTACGGCGTGGAGGTGGAAGGCGTAGAGGTGGAAGGCGTGGAGGTGGAAGGCGTGGAGGGCGGCGCGAACGGGGACGGCGCGGATGCTCCCGGTCGGGGCGCCCTGGCCATCGGGCGGGGCGGCTACCGGGCACCGGAGGCGGGCTACGACGTCGAGCCCGACGCGGCGACGGCCGGCTACTTCCTGGCCGCAGCGGCCATCACCGGCGGGCGGGTCACGGTGCCCGGCCTGCCCTCGGCGGGCCTGCAGGCCGACGCCGAGCTGGTCGACGTGCTGGACGCCATGGGCGCCACCGTGACCCGCTCCGGCCGTGACGTCACCGTGGCGGGCCCGGCCGCGGCCGGTGGGCCCGGCGGGGCCCGGCTGCGGGGCGGCACGTTCGACCTGACCGCCTTCAGCGACATGGCGCCCACCGTGGCCGTGCTGGCCGCCTTCGCGGCCGAGCCGGTGGAGGTGACCGGCGTGGGGTTCATCCGGGGCAAGGAGAGCGATCGCATCGCCGCCTCGGTGGCCGAGCTGCAGCGCTGCGGCGTGCCGGCCCGGGAGACCGACGACGGCTTCGTGGTGTGGCCCGACGGTCGACCGGCCGGGGCCGAGCCGCACGGGGCGGTGATCCGGACCTACGACGACCACCGCATGGCCATGTCCTTCGCCCTGCTGGGCCTGGTGGTGCCGGGCGTGGCCATCGCCGATCCGGGCTGCGTGGCCAAGACCCACCCCGGCTTCTTCGCCGACCTGGACCGCCTCCGCACCCCGGCCCGCTGA
- the aroH gene encoding chorismate mutase, protein MAPAVRALRGATTLDEDDPEHMQERVVALLEELLRRNDVDHDDLISVLFTATDDLVSTFPATAARTMGLGDVPLICARELAVEGGTALCVRVMVHLTTERRRDEMHHVYLEGARTLRDDLPG, encoded by the coding sequence ATGGCCCCTGCGGTGCGAGCCCTGCGGGGCGCCACGACCCTCGACGAGGACGACCCCGAGCACATGCAGGAGCGCGTGGTGGCCCTCCTGGAGGAGCTGCTGCGCCGGAACGACGTCGACCACGACGACCTCATCAGCGTGCTCTTCACCGCCACCGACGACCTGGTCAGCACGTTCCCGGCCACCGCGGCCCGCACCATGGGCCTGGGCGACGTGCCCCTCATCTGCGCCCGGGAGCTGGCCGTCGAGGGCGGCACGGCGCTGTGCGTCCGGGTGATGGTCCACCTCACCACCGAGCGCCGCCGGGACGAGATGCACCACGTGTACCTGGAGGGCGCCCGGACCCTCCGCGACGACCTCCCCGGCTGA
- a CDS encoding pseudouridine synthase: MEGPEGGARPTDGSSDEGRIRLQKVLARAGLGSRRTCEELIADGRVTIDGEEAALGDRVDPERSRVTVDGVPIGIRPGAVYYLLNKPAGTVTTADDPQGRPVVVDLVPAEPRVFPVGRLDLDTEGLLLLTNDGDLTHRLTHPSFGVEKEYLAEVAGGPPGRGALRSLREGVELDDGVTAPATVGAVGPSLLRIVIHEGRNRQVRRMCEAVGHPVQRLVRTRIGSVTDRHLAPGAWRELTVEEVRALERDASEAAEDAEGGSGGPGGPR, translated from the coding sequence GTGGAGGGTCCTGAGGGCGGGGCGCGCCCCACCGACGGCTCGTCCGACGAGGGCCGGATCCGCCTGCAGAAGGTGCTGGCCCGGGCCGGGCTGGGCAGCCGGCGGACGTGCGAGGAGCTGATCGCGGACGGTCGCGTCACCATCGACGGGGAGGAGGCCGCTCTCGGCGACCGGGTCGACCCCGAGCGGTCCCGGGTCACCGTGGACGGGGTGCCCATCGGCATCCGCCCCGGGGCCGTCTACTACCTGCTCAACAAGCCGGCCGGAACGGTCACCACTGCCGATGATCCCCAGGGCCGGCCGGTGGTGGTCGACCTGGTGCCGGCCGAGCCCCGGGTGTTCCCGGTCGGCCGGCTGGACCTCGACACCGAGGGCCTGCTCCTCCTGACCAACGACGGCGACCTGACCCACCGGCTGACCCACCCGTCGTTCGGGGTGGAGAAGGAGTACCTGGCCGAGGTGGCTGGTGGCCCGCCGGGCCGGGGGGCCCTGCGGAGCCTGCGCGAGGGGGTGGAGCTGGACGACGGCGTCACCGCCCCGGCCACGGTGGGCGCCGTGGGGCCGTCGCTGCTGCGCATCGTCATCCACGAGGGCCGCAACCGGCAGGTCCGGCGCATGTGCGAGGCGGTGGGCCACCCGGTGCAGCGCCTGGTGCGGACCCGCATCGGCAGCGTGACCGACCGCCACCTGGCCCCCGGGGCGTGGCGGGAGCTCACCGTCGAGGAGGTCCGGGCCCTGGAACGGGACGCCTCCGAGGCGGCCGAGGACGCCGAGGGCGGGTCCGGCGGGCCGGGCGGCCCTCGCTAG
- the scpB gene encoding SMC-Scp complex subunit ScpB → MEGTPDLAPETRRALEAIVMVAADPVPPQMLAQLLEIGVERVEEACAALASDYEAQGRGFVLVRVAGGYRYQSHPDAAPYVERYVLEGQAGRLSSAALETLSIVAYKQPLSRAQVAAIRGVNVDGVMRTLQHRGLVAEVARDPGPGQAVLYGTTPLFLERLGIDSVHDLPPIAAFVPGAEVVEALEHSLRLDTVPDPPEGDSAAEAAEAAEAASAADADAEDRDSDAGGPDLDPGRAPDHDELSTGAWGTAESELDGTELDGTEADGTELHGTEADGAELHGTEADGAELHEVEADRAELGEAELDGTEADRIEMAGPEGDVDLAAELGAPGDWEPEAGGNPAAEPGPVDGGIGGGDRGGS, encoded by the coding sequence GTGGAGGGCACGCCCGACCTGGCCCCGGAGACCCGGCGCGCCCTGGAGGCCATCGTCATGGTGGCCGCCGACCCGGTGCCCCCGCAGATGCTGGCCCAGCTCCTGGAGATCGGCGTCGAGCGGGTCGAGGAGGCCTGCGCCGCGCTGGCCTCCGACTACGAGGCCCAGGGCCGAGGCTTCGTGCTGGTGCGGGTGGCCGGCGGCTACCGCTACCAGAGCCACCCCGACGCCGCCCCCTACGTCGAGCGCTACGTGCTGGAGGGCCAGGCCGGTCGCCTGTCCAGCGCCGCCCTGGAGACGCTGTCCATCGTGGCCTACAAGCAGCCGCTCTCCCGGGCCCAGGTGGCGGCCATCCGGGGCGTGAACGTCGACGGGGTGATGCGCACCCTCCAACACCGGGGCCTGGTGGCCGAGGTGGCCCGCGACCCGGGCCCGGGCCAGGCCGTCCTGTACGGCACCACCCCGCTGTTCCTGGAGCGGCTGGGCATCGACTCGGTCCACGACCTGCCGCCCATCGCCGCCTTCGTCCCCGGGGCCGAGGTGGTCGAGGCCCTGGAGCACAGCCTCCGCCTCGACACCGTCCCGGATCCCCCCGAAGGTGACTCGGCCGCCGAGGCCGCCGAGGCCGCCGAGGCCGCGAGCGCCGCGGACGCCGACGCCGAGGACCGGGACTCGGATGCCGGCGGGCCGGACCTGGACCCCGGCCGGGCCCCCGACCACGACGAGCTCTCGACCGGCGCCTGGGGGACCGCCGAGTCAGAGCTGGACGGGACCGAGCTGGACGGGACCGAAGCGGACGGGACCGAGCTGCACGGGACCGAAGCGGACGGCGCCGAGCTGCACGGGACCGAAGCAGATGGGGCCGAGCTGCACGAGGTCGAGGCGGATCGGGCCGAGCTGGGCGAAGCTGAGCTGGACGGGACCGAGGCAGACCGGATCGAGATGGCCGGGCCCGAGGGCGATGTCGACCTGGCCGCCGAGCTGGGGGCACCGGGGGACTGGGAGCCCGAGGCCGGCGGGAACCCCGCGGCCGAGCCCGGGCCGGTCGACGGGGGCATCGGCGGTGGCGACCGTGGAGGGTCCTGA
- a CDS encoding segregation/condensation protein A produces the protein MAYQVQTPVYDGPFDLLLHLILREQVDLYEVSLSAVVEAYLGELERMEHVDLEVATEFLLIAATLVELKARRLLPGDAEVDLDDELALWEERDLLLARLLECKTFKDASRVLARLADAAARSWPRRPATEDAFVDLTPDVMVGVTPEDVRAAFLRATAPRPTPRIDLDHVAPIGISVADAVAELVDELPRIGTIGFRALTASLVDRLEVVVRFLAVLELCKQGLVDLDQRWVRPPAGEDGAAVPGDRARFGDIRITWIGGERDTAAGGEDGESVLAGVLGRVDAYEG, from the coding sequence GTGGCCTACCAGGTGCAGACCCCCGTCTACGACGGCCCGTTCGACCTGCTCCTCCACCTGATCCTGCGGGAGCAGGTCGACCTCTACGAGGTCTCGCTCTCCGCCGTGGTCGAGGCCTACCTGGGCGAGCTGGAGCGCATGGAGCACGTCGACCTGGAGGTGGCCACCGAGTTCCTGCTCATCGCGGCCACGCTGGTCGAGCTGAAGGCCCGGCGGCTGCTCCCCGGCGACGCCGAGGTCGACCTCGACGACGAGCTGGCCCTGTGGGAGGAGCGCGACCTGCTCCTGGCCCGCCTGCTGGAGTGCAAGACGTTCAAGGACGCCTCCCGGGTGCTGGCCCGCCTGGCCGACGCCGCCGCCCGGTCGTGGCCCCGCCGGCCCGCCACCGAGGACGCCTTCGTCGACCTCACCCCCGACGTCATGGTGGGCGTCACCCCCGAGGACGTGCGCGCCGCCTTCCTGCGGGCCACCGCCCCCCGGCCCACCCCCCGCATCGACCTCGACCACGTCGCCCCCATCGGCATCTCGGTGGCCGACGCGGTGGCCGAGCTGGTCGACGAGCTGCCCCGGATCGGCACCATCGGCTTCCGGGCCCTCACCGCCTCGCTGGTCGACCGGCTGGAGGTGGTGGTGCGGTTCCTGGCCGTGCTGGAGCTGTGCAAGCAGGGCCTGGTCGACCTGGACCAGCGGTGGGTCCGCCCCCCGGCCGGCGAGGACGGCGCCGCGGTCCCGGGCGACCGCGCCCGCTTCGGTGACATCCGGATCACCTGGATCGGGGGCGAACGCGACACCGCGGCCGGTGGCGAGGACGGCGAGAGCGTCCTGGCCGGCGTGCTCGGTCGCGTCGACGCCTACGAGGGCTGA
- a CDS encoding TraR/DksA C4-type zinc finger protein, which yields MLSSDELSTLRDSLEEAEAGLRRQLAELGADAFDENFADSGQVAAEQGEHRVLAGALSDQLEEVVRALGKIEAGTYGACEVGGEPIPLTRLEAVPTARSCIDHT from the coding sequence ATGCTGAGCAGCGACGAGCTCTCGACCCTGCGCGACTCCCTGGAGGAGGCCGAGGCCGGCCTTCGTCGGCAGCTGGCCGAGCTCGGGGCCGACGCCTTCGACGAGAACTTCGCCGACTCCGGCCAGGTCGCGGCCGAGCAGGGCGAGCACCGCGTCCTGGCCGGCGCCCTCTCGGACCAGCTGGAAGAGGTCGTCCGGGCCCTGGGCAAGATCGAGGCCGGCACCTACGGCGCGTGCGAGGTGGGCGGCGAGCCCATCCCCCTGACCCGCCTGGAGGCCGTGCCCACCGCCCGGTCCTGCATCGACCACACCTGA
- a CDS encoding tyrosine recombinase, whose amino-acid sequence MGAPDVAEGGAEGGAALLPLEVEELLSWLRVEKGRSPTTLAAYRGDLRRYCAWLGERGLDLGAVGEDDVAAYIGHLRDGGRAPSSVKRAVVSVRALHRFLAREGSAPRDPASEIAVPRVPRGVPKALTEDEVAALLAAVVGDDARARRDRAILEVLYGTGLRISELCGLSVADVDLDAALVRALGKGSRERIVPVGRLAVDAVRAWLAPGGRDVLAPRRWARRDDADALLLNGRGGRLSRQGAWGVVRKYGLLVGLGDRLTPHVLRHSCATHMLDHGADVRAVQELLGHASISTTQVYTLVSTERLWSVYRDAHPRARA is encoded by the coding sequence ATGGGCGCGCCGGACGTCGCCGAGGGGGGGGCCGAGGGGGGCGCCGCCCTCCTACCCCTCGAGGTCGAGGAGCTCCTGAGCTGGCTGCGGGTCGAGAAGGGCCGCTCGCCCACCACCCTGGCCGCCTACCGGGGCGACCTGCGCCGGTACTGCGCGTGGCTGGGGGAGCGGGGCCTGGACCTGGGGGCGGTGGGCGAGGACGACGTCGCGGCCTACATCGGCCACCTGCGCGACGGCGGCCGGGCCCCCTCGTCGGTCAAGCGGGCCGTGGTGTCGGTCCGGGCCCTGCACCGGTTCCTGGCCCGAGAGGGCAGCGCCCCCCGCGACCCGGCCTCGGAGATCGCCGTGCCCCGCGTGCCCCGGGGCGTGCCCAAGGCGCTGACCGAGGACGAGGTGGCGGCGCTGCTGGCCGCGGTGGTGGGCGACGACGCCCGGGCCCGCCGCGACCGGGCCATCCTGGAGGTCCTCTACGGCACCGGACTGCGCATCAGCGAGCTGTGCGGCCTGTCGGTGGCCGACGTGGACCTGGACGCCGCCCTGGTCCGGGCCCTGGGCAAGGGCTCCAGGGAGCGGATCGTGCCCGTGGGCCGCCTGGCCGTGGACGCCGTGCGGGCCTGGCTGGCGCCGGGCGGGCGCGACGTGCTGGCCCCCCGGCGCTGGGCCCGCCGCGACGACGCCGACGCCCTCCTGCTCAACGGCCGGGGGGGCCGGCTCAGCCGCCAGGGGGCGTGGGGGGTGGTGCGCAAGTACGGCCTGCTGGTCGGCCTGGGCGACCGCCTCACGCCCCACGTGCTGCGCCACTCGTGCGCCACCCACATGCTCGACCACGGGGCCGACGTCCGGGCCGTGCAGGAGCTGCTGGGCCACGCCTCCATCAGCACCACCCAGGTGTACACGCTGGTCTCGACCGAGCGGCTGTGGAGCGTCTACCGCGACGCCCACCCCCGGGCCCGGGCCTGA
- a CDS encoding NUDIX hydrolase: MTGFQHLGDDDVVERPRLRVVTARFSAPDGSEFSRSVARTPGAVAAVPLLDDGTTALLVRQYRGAIDAELLEIPAGLLDVEGEAPEAAVRRELAEEVGRRPDELALLTTAVVAAGFSDHTVAIYLASGLHEVPTDRQGVEEAAMEVEAVSLLDAPGLVADGTLTDAKTIIGLLAARERLGLR; encoded by the coding sequence GTGACGGGCTTCCAGCACCTGGGCGACGACGACGTCGTCGAGCGGCCGCGCCTGCGGGTGGTGACCGCCCGCTTCTCGGCCCCCGACGGGTCCGAGTTCAGCCGCTCGGTGGCCCGCACCCCGGGAGCGGTGGCCGCCGTGCCGCTGCTCGACGACGGGACCACGGCGCTGCTGGTGCGCCAGTACCGGGGGGCCATCGACGCCGAGCTCCTGGAGATCCCGGCCGGCCTCCTCGACGTGGAGGGCGAGGCCCCGGAGGCGGCCGTGCGCCGGGAGCTGGCCGAGGAGGTCGGCCGCCGCCCCGACGAGCTGGCCCTGCTGACCACGGCGGTGGTGGCGGCCGGCTTCAGCGACCACACCGTGGCCATCTACCTGGCCTCCGGGCTCCACGAGGTGCCCACCGACCGCCAGGGCGTGGAGGAGGCGGCCATGGAGGTCGAGGCCGTCTCCCTCCTCGACGCGCCGGGCCTGGTGGCGGACGGCACGCTCACCGACGCCAAGACCATCATCGGGCTCCTGGCGGCGCGGGAGCGGCTCGGGCTGCGCTGA